The following proteins are co-located in the Malus sylvestris chromosome 13, drMalSylv7.2, whole genome shotgun sequence genome:
- the LOC126595816 gene encoding uncharacterized protein LOC126595816: MGVEREGSKSRAGHVGGFFQLFDWNEKSRKTLFSGNSDSPERSKGGRKSQGNSPVTQQHLVVDEDETRVVSSVRRSSDYSCASSVTDEEGFGAKAPSVVARLMGLDTLPTSSFSEPYSTPYFDSQSLQDAHHHRRNIECSHDNQLQYSGSLIKSKEHPTRNSLKSNPQKMQNRPIERFQTETLPPRSSKSIPITHHKLLSPIKNPGFISTRNAAHIMEAAAKIIEPGPPSTAKAKMPLVGASSEPLKVQALKEKMEASRKVPLVGSSSETLKDRDLKDKVEAAYKKTRPFEVSQKPVESNAAKSLKGQSLNKSWNGCLDLSFMSSSETEESKGKSISLAIQAKVNVQKRGQNLSKNRSSIGQREQNEVISNQPFRSQPNVQKNLHKKPSTHNASGALKQNNQKQNGMVDKEKLPSKPLVSNSQGRKVLSGDSSSGRHKSSVRSSGNSKLGSRKLGSEAMDSEKEVSYSNERNYPRKKRSIDGNFQFNKDHAVDDMLSDKNQKSVQLNPVIDRHYSWAEDSRKKGMDVVSFTFTAPLTRSLTGTDISALVAQKSNSLCTDHRGKRLLLDTDSMRPSSVGYNVVAGDALSALLEQKLRELSYGSESSSHESAKVHSASIASNLDVKPNFNSVSSKQRLNKRSDQHLLITEKLGDQYEAGTPPAFRLKQKFQGVDKADEYSSSPIEAGQMQSLRHPSPVSVLEPSFSTDSVDSSISTDSNSTEVSRLCSSIQAEEVNAVSSSKKFHSVEADTELSDSASSTSIGTVARNHTATVHIKESLRSNVWELEYLKETLCNVELMFKDFSLGRAREIINPHLFNLLECRRGQFEIDGGESRLRRKELFDCTNEWLDLRCRRYVGGGYSSWVKGVAVVRRKASLAEEVYKELSGWRGMWDCMVDELVDKDMSSPYGRWLDFETDVFAVGVEVEDQIFDSLVDEVVADILQL; this comes from the exons ATGGGAGTTGAGAGAGAAGGTTCGAAAAGCAGAGCAGGTCATGTGGGCGGTTTCTTTCAGCTGTTTGACTGGAATGAAAAATCTCGAAAAACATTGTTCTCTGGCAATTCAGATTCACCAG AACGCTCAAAAGGAGGAAGGAAAAGCCAGGGGAACTCGCCAGTGACGCAACAGCATCTGGTG GTCGATGAGGATGAAACTAGGGTAGTTTCAAGTGTCAGACGTAGCAGCGATTATAGTTGTGCTTCATCAGTTACAGATGAAGAAGGATTTGGAGCGAAAGCCCCTAGTGTAGTAGCCAGGCTTATGGGATTAGACACCTTACCCACATCCAGTTTTTCTGAGCCATACTCTACCCCATATTTTGACAGTCAATCTCTCCAAGATGCTCATCACCACAGGAGAAACATTGAGTGCTCTCATGACAATCAGTTACAGTATTCTGGAAGTCTCATAAAAAGTAAGGAGCACCCTACCAGGAATTCTTTGAAGTCAAATCCCCAGAAGATGCAAAACAGGCCAATTGAGAGGTTTCAGACTGAAACATTGCCGCCTAGATCATCTAAGTCTATACCGATCACACACCATAAACTTTTGTCTCCCATTAAGAACCCCGGCTTTATTTCCACTAGGAATGCTGCTCACATAATGGAAGCTGCTGCAAAAATTATTGAGCCTGGACCTCCATCTACCGCCAAGGCCAAAATGCCTTTAGTAGGGGCCTCTTCAGAGCCCTTGAAGGTTCAGGCTCTCAAAGAAAAGATGGAGGCATCCCGAAAAGTTCCACTGGTTGGGTCTTCTTCAGAAACCTTGAAAGATCGAGATTTAAAAGATAAAGTTGAAGCTGCTTACAAGAAAACGAGGCCTTTTGAAGTGTCCCAAAAGCCTGTTGAGTCAAATGCTGCTAAGTCTCTTAAGGGACAGTCTTTGAATAAGAGCTGGAATGGATGTCTTGACTTATCATTCATGTCTTCTTCAGAGACAGAAGAAAGTAAGGGGAAGTCCATTTCTCTTGCAATCCAAGCAAAGGTCAATGTTCAGAAAAGAGGTCAGAATTTAAGTAAAAATAGAAGCTCGATAGGTCAGAGAGAACAGAATGAGGTCATCTCAAACCAGCCTTTCCGGAGCCAACCAAATGTTCAAAAGAATTTGCATAAGAAACCGTCTACACATAATGCTTCAGGTGCTCTTAAGCAGAATAATCAGAAACAAAATGGCATGGTTGATAAAGAGAAATTACCTTCAAAGCCTTTGGTTTCCAACTCGCAGGGTAGAAAAGTGCTGTCTGGGGATTCTTCTTCTGGTCGTCACAAAAGCTCAGTTCGCAGTAGTGGAAATTCCAAACTTGGATCCAGGAAGTTGGGCTCAGAGGCAATGGATAGTGAAAAAGAAGTGTCCTACTCGAACGAAAGGAATTATCCTAGGAAGAAACGCTCAATAGATGGAAACTTTCAATTTAATAAAGATCATgctgttgatgatatgttgagtGACAAAAATCAGAAGTCAGTCCAGTTGAATCCAGTTATTGACAGGCACTATAGTTGGGCTGAAGATAGCAGAAAGAAAGGCATGGATGTTGTTTCTTTTACATTCACAGCCCCACTTACACGATCACTGACTGGGACTGACATCTCAGCTCTGGTTGCGCAGAAGAGCAACAGTCTTTGCACAGATCACCGAGGCAAACGGTTGTTGCTTGACACAGACAGTATGAGGCCATCTTCAGTGGGTTACAATGTGGTAGCCGGTGATGCTTTGAGTGCACTTTTGGAACAAAAATTAAGGGAATTATCTTATGGGAGTGAATCTTCTAGTCATGAATCCGCAAAAGTACACTCAGCTTCAATTGCTTCAAATTTGGATGTGAAACCCAATTTTAATTCAGTTAGCTCCAAGCAAAGGTTAAATAAGCGGAGCGATCAACATCTATTGATTACAGAGAAACTGGGTGACCAATACGAAGCTGGCACTCCTCCTGCATTCAGATTGAAACAGAAGTTTCAG GGAGTCGATAAGGCAGACGAATATAGCAGCAGTCCTATTGAAGCTGGACAGATGCAGAGTTTGCGGCATCCTAGTCCAGTCTCTGTTCTGGAACCTTCTTTTTCAACTGATAGTGTTGATTCTTCGATTAGCACTGATAGTAACAGTACAGAAG TAAGCAGGTTGTGTTCATCCATTCAAGCTGAAGAAGTTAATGCTGTAAGTTCTTCCAAGAAGTTTCATTCCGTTGAAGCTGACACCGAGTTATCGGATTCCGCTTCTTCAACATCTATAGGAACTGTGGCAAGAAACCATACAGCTACGGTTCACATAAAAGAATCTTTGAGATCAAATGTGTGGGAATTGGAATATTTAAAGGAGACACTATGTAATGTGGAATTGATGTTTAAAGACTTCTCATTGGGCCGGGCTAGGGAGATTATAAACCCTCATCTCTTCAATCTGCTGGAGTGTCGAAGAGGACAGTTTGAAATTGATGGCGGCGAGTCCAGGCTAAGGCGAAAGGAACTATTTGATTGTACAAATGAATGGTTGGATTTGAGATGTAGGCGTTATGTGGGCGGGGGTTACAGTTCATGGGTGAAAGGAGTAGCAGTGGTGAGGAGAAAGGCGTCTTTAGCTGAAGAAGTGTACAAGGAACTCTCGGGTTGGAGAGGCATGTGGGATTGCATGGTCGATGAGCTCGTGGACAAGGACATGAGCAGCCCCTACGGCAGATGGCTGGACTTCGAAACCGATGTATTTGCAGTAGGAGTAGAGGTTGAGGATCAAATATTTGATTCTTTGGTAGATGAAGTGGTTGCTGATATCTTGCAATTGTAA